One genomic segment of Amycolatopsis sp. WQ 127309 includes these proteins:
- a CDS encoding alpha/beta fold hydrolase yields the protein MSEIKPRFRTIDGLSVRYAESDGPHETEALLLSPWPESLYAFDASWPRLADHARLIAVDLPGFGHSELREELLSPQAMGEFVVRIADELGLAKPHVVGPDVGTSAALFAAARHPGRFATVTVGSGGTSVPLNLGGVLDEWVRAEDLAPYRAMGPKDIVTFALATIEGYELPEVVREDYLAAYRGQRFVEQMPYVRAYPAELPILGDLLPGIETPVQIIAGGKDPVVPVANAEYLHERLPHSKLDVLDAGHFTWEEAAADYARVITEWWRANI from the coding sequence ATGAGCGAGATCAAGCCCCGGTTCCGCACCATCGACGGGCTGTCCGTCCGCTACGCCGAAAGCGACGGGCCGCACGAGACCGAGGCCTTGCTGCTGAGCCCGTGGCCGGAGAGCCTGTACGCCTTCGACGCGAGCTGGCCGCGGCTGGCGGACCACGCCCGCCTGATCGCCGTGGACCTGCCCGGGTTCGGGCACTCCGAACTGCGGGAGGAGCTGCTCTCCCCGCAGGCGATGGGCGAGTTCGTCGTGCGGATCGCCGACGAGCTGGGCCTGGCGAAGCCGCACGTCGTGGGGCCGGACGTCGGCACCAGCGCGGCGTTGTTCGCGGCGGCGCGGCACCCGGGCCGGTTCGCCACGGTGACCGTCGGCAGCGGCGGGACGTCCGTCCCGCTGAACCTGGGTGGCGTGCTGGACGAGTGGGTGCGGGCCGAGGATCTGGCGCCGTACCGGGCCATGGGACCCAAGGACATCGTGACGTTCGCGCTCGCCACCATCGAGGGGTACGAGCTGCCCGAGGTCGTGCGCGAGGACTACCTGGCCGCCTACCGGGGTCAGCGGTTCGTCGAGCAGATGCCCTACGTCCGGGCGTACCCCGCCGAGCTGCCGATCCTCGGCGACCTGCTGCCCGGCATCGAAACGCCGGTCCAGATCATCGCCGGCGGCAAGGACCCGGTGGTGCCGGTGGCCAACGCCGAGTACCTGCACGAGCGGCTCCCCCACAGCAAGCTCGACGTCCTCGACGCGGGCCACTTCACCTGGGAAGAGGCCGCGGCCGATTACGCCCGGGTGATCACCGAGTGGTGGCGGGCTAACATTTGA
- a CDS encoding FAD-dependent monooxygenase, with translation MDTGVLVVGAGPTGLTLANELRVAGTPAVLVDKLPRRSELSRAGGVQSRTLTALDQRGLLEPLLATGNYPTSAGHFAGIGFSPEHTAHRLPWRSVPQVEIEGFFERHLAAHGVHVRRDHELTGLDQDADGVTATFGNGAVFRARYLVAADGAHSVVRSLLGAGFPGRPGTSTVIAADVRLSGAGEPMSHTWTDDGYWAALYPLGTDARGRPLRRLVLGGPDAPARDVPVTEDEIRGGLKEVFGSAVELLELRYGRRITNAARQAERYRHGRVFLAGDAAHVHLPLGAQGMNTGMQDALNLGWKLGAAVHGWAPAGLLDTYHAERHPVGAAVLRNVQAQSLLMDWAGTRDPDVVATRELFVALAELPEVQRHLGDLLSGMAIRYEMPGTEVHPLVGRPAPDLRLGEVRLHELLRPGRGVLLDPDDAFAEVAGFWSDRVDRAGMGAATEPLLVRPDGYVCWAGDTGELEPALARWFGEPRG, from the coding sequence ATGGACACCGGAGTGCTCGTCGTCGGCGCCGGCCCGACCGGGCTGACGCTGGCCAACGAGCTGCGGGTGGCGGGGACGCCCGCGGTGCTCGTCGACAAGCTGCCACGGCGCAGCGAACTCTCGCGCGCCGGCGGCGTGCAGTCGCGCACGTTGACCGCGCTCGACCAGCGCGGGCTCCTGGAACCGTTGCTGGCGACCGGGAACTACCCGACCAGCGCCGGGCACTTCGCCGGCATCGGGTTCTCGCCGGAGCACACCGCCCACCGCCTGCCGTGGCGGTCCGTGCCGCAGGTCGAGATCGAGGGGTTCTTCGAGCGGCACCTCGCCGCGCACGGCGTCCACGTCCGGCGCGACCACGAGCTGACCGGCCTCGACCAGGACGCCGACGGCGTCACCGCCACCTTCGGCAACGGCGCGGTCTTCCGCGCCCGCTACCTCGTGGCCGCCGACGGCGCGCACAGCGTGGTGCGATCCCTGCTGGGGGCCGGGTTCCCGGGCCGCCCGGGCACGTCGACGGTGATCGCCGCCGACGTCCGGCTGAGCGGTGCCGGCGAGCCGATGTCGCACACGTGGACCGACGACGGTTACTGGGCGGCGCTGTACCCGCTCGGCACGGACGCGCGGGGCCGGCCGCTGCGCCGGCTCGTCCTGGGCGGCCCGGACGCGCCGGCGCGGGACGTCCCGGTCACCGAGGACGAGATCCGCGGCGGCCTGAAGGAGGTCTTCGGCTCCGCCGTCGAGCTGCTCGAGCTGCGCTACGGCCGGCGCATCACCAACGCGGCCCGCCAGGCCGAGCGCTACCGGCACGGCCGGGTCTTCCTGGCCGGCGACGCCGCGCACGTCCACCTGCCGCTCGGCGCGCAGGGCATGAACACCGGCATGCAGGACGCGCTGAACCTCGGCTGGAAGCTCGGCGCCGCCGTCCACGGCTGGGCGCCGGCGGGCCTGCTGGACACCTACCACGCGGAGCGGCACCCGGTCGGCGCGGCGGTGCTGCGCAACGTCCAGGCGCAGAGCCTGCTGATGGACTGGGCGGGCACCCGCGACCCGGACGTCGTGGCCACCCGGGAGCTGTTCGTGGCGCTGGCGGAGCTGCCGGAGGTGCAGCGCCACCTCGGCGACCTGCTGTCCGGGATGGCGATCCGCTACGAGATGCCGGGCACCGAGGTCCACCCGTTGGTCGGCCGCCCGGCGCCGGACCTGCGGCTGGGCGAGGTCCGGCTGCACGAGCTGCTGCGCCCGGGCCGTGGCGTCCTGCTCGACCCGGACGACGCCTTCGCCGAGGTGGCCGGCTTTTGGTCGGACCGGGTCGACCGCGCGGGCATGGGCGCGGCGACCGAGCCGTTGCTGGTCCGCCCGGACGGCTACGTCTGCTGGGCCGGTGACACCGGCGAGCTGGAACCGGCACTGGCCCGCTGGTTCGGCGAACCACGCGGCTGA
- a CDS encoding sensor histidine kinase has protein sequence MSRRDPDRFSVRQWPDWSFWANRRSRVAPVVVNGLTLLVLIPRITLIGHGPYGPWRTGLALGAIAGYGAAYVFTLWSGPAAATRRRAAMVAAVFALGLAPALLLGSPGYLTDLTFAIAAGLMLLPLRWSVPLGFATAAVQLGWMRFGDGHVSWGQVATLGGLTAALGVVFALTFTIGHLKAAREQIRRMAVLRERERVGRELHDILGHNLSTMAVKLGLARRILESAADPDLALAEVRDLENLCHQSLSDVRATVSGYREVSLATELSGARLALRAAGVRAELPVSVDAVHPELNGVFGYVVREAVTNVLRHSDAGRCRVRVGPDWVEITDDGAVAAAAPAGHGLTGLAERLAAVSGVLEHGRGPRGGYRVFAATAGTAPA, from the coding sequence GTGAGCAGGCGTGATCCCGACCGGTTCTCCGTGCGGCAGTGGCCCGACTGGAGTTTCTGGGCGAACCGGCGAAGCCGGGTGGCACCCGTGGTGGTCAACGGCCTCACGCTGCTGGTGCTGATACCCCGGATCACCCTGATCGGCCACGGTCCGTACGGCCCGTGGCGCACGGGCCTCGCGCTCGGCGCCATCGCCGGTTACGGCGCCGCCTACGTCTTCACCCTGTGGTCCGGGCCCGCGGCGGCCACGCGGCGGCGCGCGGCCATGGTGGCGGCGGTGTTCGCGCTCGGTCTGGCGCCGGCGTTGCTCCTGGGCTCGCCCGGTTACCTGACCGATCTGACCTTCGCCATCGCGGCCGGGCTGATGCTGCTGCCGCTGCGCTGGTCGGTCCCGCTCGGGTTCGCGACGGCCGCGGTCCAGCTCGGCTGGATGCGGTTCGGCGACGGGCACGTGAGCTGGGGCCAGGTGGCCACGCTCGGCGGGCTCACGGCCGCACTGGGCGTCGTCTTCGCGCTGACCTTCACGATCGGGCACCTGAAGGCCGCCCGCGAGCAGATCCGGCGGATGGCCGTGCTGCGGGAACGCGAGCGCGTCGGCCGCGAACTGCACGACATCCTCGGCCACAACCTCTCGACGATGGCCGTCAAGCTCGGGCTGGCCCGGCGGATCCTGGAGTCGGCCGCGGACCCCGATCTCGCCCTGGCCGAGGTCCGGGACCTCGAAAACCTGTGCCACCAGTCGCTTTCCGACGTGCGGGCCACCGTCTCGGGCTACCGCGAGGTCTCGCTGGCCACCGAGCTGTCGGGGGCCCGGCTGGCCCTGCGCGCCGCCGGGGTGCGGGCCGAGCTGCCGGTGTCGGTCGACGCCGTCCACCCCGAGCTGAACGGCGTTTTCGGTTACGTCGTCAGGGAAGCCGTCACCAACGTGCTCCGGCACTCCGACGCCGGGCGGTGCCGGGTCCGCGTCGGCCCGGACTGGGTGGAGATCACCGACGACGGCGCGGTCGCCGCCGCGGCCCCCGCCGGGCACGGCCTCACCGGGCTCGCCGAGCGGCTGGCCGCGGTGTCGGGCGTCCTCGAACACGGCCGGGGCCCCCGCGGCGGCTACCGGGTGTTCGCCGCCACGGCCGGGACGGCGCCGGCGTGA
- a CDS encoding O-acetylhomoserine aminocarboxypropyltransferase/cysteine synthase family protein, which produces MSTFETRQIHAGARPDPATGARATPVYQTSSFAFADAHHAAEAFALRELETHAYTRLSNPTTVVVEERLADLEGGVAAVAVASGQAATTLALLNIARAGDHIVAAASLYGGTYNLLAHTFADLGITVGFVRDPDDLAAWRAAIRPGTKALYAETVGNPRGNVLDISAVAEVAHTAGVPLVVDNTVPTPYLARPLEHGADVVVHSTTKFLSGHGTAIGGVVVDGGTFDYTADPDRWPQLTRPDPSYHGLVFAREFGALGYSLRLRTKLVRDLGPAVSPFNSFLLLQGIETLSLRMERHVSNARAVAAWLADRPEVEAVHYAGLPGNPWHDAAKRYLSLGVGAVVAFDLADGVEAGIRFVDRVRLFSHLANIGDVRSLVIHPASTTHAQLDAEQQLASGVTPGLIRLSVGLEGIGDLLADLAHGLGTRDG; this is translated from the coding sequence GTGAGCACCTTCGAGACCCGCCAGATCCACGCCGGCGCCCGCCCGGATCCCGCGACCGGGGCCCGCGCGACGCCGGTGTACCAGACGTCGTCGTTCGCCTTCGCCGACGCGCACCACGCCGCCGAGGCGTTCGCCTTGCGCGAACTGGAAACGCACGCCTACACCCGGCTGTCGAACCCGACGACCGTGGTCGTGGAGGAGCGGCTCGCGGACCTCGAAGGCGGCGTCGCCGCGGTCGCGGTGGCCAGCGGCCAGGCCGCGACGACGCTGGCCCTGCTGAACATCGCCCGCGCCGGCGACCACATCGTGGCGGCGGCGAGCCTGTACGGCGGCACGTACAACCTGCTCGCCCACACCTTCGCCGACCTCGGGATCACCGTCGGCTTCGTGCGCGACCCCGACGACCTCGCGGCCTGGCGCGCCGCCATCCGGCCCGGGACGAAAGCGCTGTACGCCGAGACCGTGGGCAACCCGCGGGGGAACGTCCTCGACATCAGCGCCGTCGCCGAGGTCGCCCACACGGCCGGGGTGCCGCTGGTCGTCGACAACACCGTGCCCACGCCCTACCTCGCGCGGCCGCTGGAGCACGGCGCGGACGTCGTCGTCCACTCGACGACGAAGTTCCTGTCCGGGCACGGCACCGCGATCGGCGGCGTCGTCGTCGACGGCGGGACGTTCGACTACACCGCGGACCCGGACCGCTGGCCGCAGCTGACCCGGCCGGACCCGAGCTACCACGGGCTCGTCTTCGCGCGGGAGTTCGGCGCGCTGGGCTACAGCCTCAGGCTGCGCACCAAGCTCGTCCGCGACCTCGGCCCCGCGGTCTCGCCGTTCAACAGTTTCCTGCTCCTGCAAGGCATCGAGACGCTGTCGCTGCGGATGGAACGGCACGTGTCGAACGCGCGGGCCGTCGCCGCGTGGCTCGCCGACCGGCCCGAGGTCGAGGCGGTGCACTACGCCGGGCTGCCGGGCAACCCGTGGCACGACGCGGCGAAACGCTACCTCTCGCTCGGCGTCGGCGCGGTGGTGGCGTTCGACCTGGCGGACGGCGTGGAGGCCGGCATCCGGTTCGTCGACCGGGTGCGGCTGTTCAGCCACCTGGCCAACATCGGCGACGTGCGCAGCCTCGTCATCCACCCCGCGTCGACCACCCACGCCCAGCTCGACGCGGAGCAGCAGCTGGCCAGCGGGGTCACGCCGGGGTTGATCCGGCTTTCGGTCGGCCTGGAAGGGATCGGCGACCTGCTCGCCGACTTGGCACACGGACTGGGGACGCGCGATGGCTGA
- a CDS encoding alpha/beta fold hydrolase → MAEFTGSRGKIHYGQWSPPEPEALVVFFHGLGEHIGSYQPLFDALTGAGFAVWAHDHAGHGHSDGERVLIESVDDLLADAATLAELARDAHPGLPLVVAGHSLGATVATLLVGEDRLPDRPKALVLAGSSLVPDAAGGLVNLLASGVDPWELRKDPGELTRHPSYAQQIRDDPLTWQGGLRLETLGALGAAAPRATAVLPKLDLPVLLLHGAEDDLAPADGARKAAELLPEARVVVFPEDRHNILNELDRDDVHRVFAEFAAEHARG, encoded by the coding sequence ATGGCTGAATTCACCGGAAGCCGCGGGAAGATCCACTATGGACAGTGGAGCCCGCCCGAACCCGAGGCGCTCGTGGTGTTCTTCCACGGCCTCGGTGAGCACATCGGCAGCTACCAGCCGCTCTTCGACGCACTCACCGGCGCCGGGTTCGCGGTCTGGGCCCACGACCACGCCGGGCACGGCCACAGCGACGGCGAGCGCGTCCTGATCGAGTCGGTCGACGACCTGCTCGCCGACGCCGCCACGCTCGCAGAGCTGGCGCGCGACGCGCATCCCGGGCTGCCGCTGGTGGTCGCCGGCCACTCGCTCGGCGCGACCGTCGCCACGCTGCTCGTCGGCGAGGACCGGCTCCCGGACCGCCCGAAAGCGCTGGTGCTCGCCGGTTCCTCGCTGGTGCCGGACGCCGCCGGCGGGCTCGTGAACCTGCTCGCGAGCGGCGTCGACCCCTGGGAGCTGCGCAAGGACCCCGGCGAGCTGACCCGCCACCCGAGCTACGCGCAGCAGATCCGCGACGACCCGCTGACCTGGCAGGGCGGCCTGCGCCTGGAAACCCTGGGCGCACTCGGCGCGGCCGCACCCCGGGCGACGGCCGTCCTCCCGAAGCTCGACCTGCCGGTCCTCCTGCTGCACGGCGCCGAGGACGACCTGGCCCCCGCGGACGGCGCCCGGAAGGCCGCCGAGCTGCTGCCGGAAGCCCGGGTGGTCGTCTTCCCCGAAGACCGCCACAACATCCTGAACGAGCTGGACCGCGACGACGTCCACCGCGTCTTCGCCGAGTTCGCCGCCGAACACGCCCGCGGCTAG
- a CDS encoding alpha/beta hydrolase — protein sequence MVQKLMRKILPVALAAAAVTSGVPAVAAVDETPLVWGPCPADVAKPGLQCGTLEVPLDYRHPDGRKIGVAVSRLASAKPAQRRGVLLVNQGGPGLAGLDFPVTLADGGLPPQVRDAYDVIGFDPRGVGHSTPVTCDMTPEQVGTSVNPPFPHTAADVTKAAEAAKTVAGQCFTSETAAMLPFVTTANTARDVDRIRAALGAPKLSYYGASYGTYLGAVYTTLYPDRSDRIVLDSSLGPDGYDVEALRSQGLGFETRFPDFAKLAAADPGRYGLGATPAAVTAKYFELTGRLDRTPAQGYDGTTFRAITAFALRSDALLPGLATLWHELDTGRPASARSGAAAPAGDNFPASYLAVVCGDSRWPQSVGTYQRNVAVDRIRYPKYGPFTANIRPCAFWPAPAEPRVRITGRGPSTVLMVQNLRDPATPLPDALRLRAAFGDRARMVTVDQGGHGVYLFAANKCGTTAVTGYFATGRRPAHDAFCPA from the coding sequence ATGGTGCAGAAACTGATGCGGAAGATCCTGCCGGTGGCGCTCGCCGCGGCCGCGGTGACGTCGGGGGTGCCCGCGGTCGCCGCGGTGGATGAGACTCCCTTGGTGTGGGGGCCGTGCCCGGCCGACGTCGCCAAGCCCGGCCTGCAGTGCGGGACCCTCGAGGTGCCGCTGGACTACCGGCACCCGGACGGGCGCAAGATCGGCGTCGCGGTCTCGCGGCTGGCGAGCGCGAAACCCGCGCAGCGGCGCGGTGTCCTGCTGGTGAACCAGGGCGGGCCCGGCCTGGCCGGCCTCGACTTCCCGGTCACGCTCGCCGACGGCGGCCTGCCGCCGCAGGTGCGGGACGCCTACGACGTGATCGGCTTCGACCCGCGCGGGGTCGGCCACAGCACGCCGGTGACCTGCGACATGACCCCGGAGCAGGTCGGCACGAGCGTGAACCCGCCCTTCCCGCACACCGCGGCGGACGTGACGAAGGCGGCGGAGGCGGCGAAGACCGTCGCCGGGCAGTGCTTCACGTCGGAGACGGCGGCGATGCTGCCGTTCGTCACGACCGCGAACACCGCGCGCGACGTGGACCGGATCCGGGCGGCGCTGGGCGCGCCGAAGCTGTCGTACTACGGCGCTTCCTACGGGACGTACCTCGGCGCCGTGTACACGACGCTGTACCCGGATCGCAGTGACCGGATCGTCCTCGACAGCAGCCTCGGGCCGGACGGCTACGACGTCGAAGCGCTGCGAAGCCAGGGGCTGGGCTTCGAAACCCGGTTCCCGGACTTCGCGAAGCTCGCCGCGGCCGATCCCGGGCGGTACGGCCTGGGCGCCACGCCGGCGGCGGTGACCGCGAAGTACTTCGAGCTGACCGGGCGCCTGGACCGGACGCCGGCGCAGGGCTACGACGGCACGACGTTCCGTGCGATCACCGCGTTCGCGCTGCGCTCGGACGCCCTGCTGCCGGGGCTGGCGACGCTGTGGCACGAGCTGGACACCGGCCGGCCGGCGTCGGCGCGCTCCGGTGCCGCGGCTCCCGCCGGGGACAACTTCCCGGCGAGCTACCTCGCCGTGGTCTGCGGCGATTCCCGGTGGCCGCAGTCGGTGGGGACCTACCAGCGCAACGTCGCGGTCGACCGGATCCGGTACCCGAAGTACGGCCCGTTCACGGCGAACATCCGGCCGTGCGCGTTCTGGCCGGCGCCGGCCGAGCCGCGGGTACGGATCACCGGCCGCGGACCGTCCACTGTGCTCATGGTGCAGAACCTCCGCGACCCGGCCACCCCGCTGCCCGACGCCCTGCGCCTGCGCGCGGCGTTCGGCGACCGGGCCCGGATGGTGACGGTCGACCAAGGCGGCCACGGCGTCTACCTCTTCGCGGCGAACAAGTGCGGCACCACCGCTGTGACCGGCTACTTCGCGACGGGCCGGCGGCCGGCGCACGACGCCTTCTGCCCGGCCTGA
- a CDS encoding Lrp/AsnC family transcriptional regulator, translating into MESDYDELDRRLVHALQVDGRAAFSTIADVLGVSDRTIARRYARLRALGAVRVVGDVDPAALGGALWFLRVRCAPTAAVPVAEALARRPDTSWVSLTSGGTEITCTVRTETAADSEALLLAKLPRTPRVEGVTAHSVLHTFYGGPDSLIAKLGRLDEAAVERLRPPPAPRRPGPVRLDDGDRKLLAALATDGRTGITRLAARTGWSPTTVRRRMSDLRDHGVLYLDIDIDAQLFGTGTRTLLWLSVVPAQLARAGEELAGHPEVAFAAATTGPSNLYATVVCPDQRALYRYLTTRVAALPAITHIETAPVIRTVKQAANQP; encoded by the coding sequence GTGGAATCCGACTACGACGAGCTGGACCGCCGGCTCGTGCACGCCCTGCAGGTCGACGGCCGGGCCGCGTTCAGCACGATCGCCGACGTTCTCGGGGTGTCGGATCGCACCATCGCCCGTCGTTACGCCCGGTTGCGGGCGCTGGGGGCCGTGCGGGTGGTCGGCGACGTCGACCCGGCCGCGCTGGGTGGCGCGCTGTGGTTCCTGCGGGTGCGGTGCGCGCCCACCGCGGCGGTCCCGGTCGCCGAGGCGCTGGCCCGGCGGCCCGACACGTCGTGGGTGAGCCTGACCTCCGGCGGCACCGAGATCACCTGCACGGTGCGCACGGAGACCGCGGCCGACAGCGAGGCGCTGCTGCTGGCAAAGCTCCCTCGCACCCCGCGCGTCGAGGGCGTCACCGCGCATTCGGTGCTGCACACCTTCTACGGCGGGCCGGACAGCCTGATCGCCAAGCTCGGCCGGCTGGACGAGGCCGCCGTCGAGCGCCTGCGCCCACCCCCGGCGCCCCGCCGGCCGGGCCCGGTGCGGCTCGACGACGGCGACCGGAAGCTGCTCGCCGCGCTGGCCACCGACGGCCGCACCGGGATCACCCGGCTGGCCGCCCGCACGGGCTGGTCGCCGACGACGGTCCGGCGCCGGATGAGCGACCTGCGCGACCACGGCGTCCTGTACCTGGACATCGACATCGACGCCCAGCTCTTCGGCACCGGCACGAGGACGCTGCTCTGGCTTTCGGTCGTCCCGGCCCAGCTGGCGCGGGCCGGGGAAGAGCTGGCCGGGCACCCGGAGGTCGCGTTCGCCGCGGCCACGACCGGGCCGAGCAACCTCTACGCCACCGTCGTGTGCCCGGACCAGCGGGCGCTGTACCGCTACCTGACGACCCGGGTGGCGGCGCTGCCCGCGATCACGCACATCGAGACGGCGCCGGTGATCCGGACGGTCAAGCAGGCCGCGAACCAGCCGTGA
- a CDS encoding TetR/AcrR family transcriptional regulator, with protein sequence MARASVREQIVDAAYEQFHRLGYNACGVKLITDSAGVPKGSFYNHFESKEALALVVMERYGATRRVPDLAEADVAPLTRLRDHFGFLASDIEKHGYERGCVFGNFSNEAADHSPAIREGLVTSFASWSAAVASTIREAQADGSVTSEQDPEVLARFLVNAWEGAIVGERAAKDGSSFAAFFTLAFGTLLR encoded by the coding sequence ATGGCCCGGGCCAGCGTGCGAGAGCAGATCGTGGACGCCGCGTACGAGCAGTTCCACCGGCTCGGCTACAACGCGTGCGGCGTCAAGCTGATCACCGACAGCGCGGGCGTGCCCAAGGGGTCGTTCTACAACCACTTCGAGAGCAAGGAAGCGCTGGCACTGGTCGTCATGGAACGCTACGGCGCCACCCGCCGCGTGCCGGACCTGGCCGAGGCGGACGTCGCGCCGCTCACGAGACTGCGTGACCACTTCGGCTTCCTGGCGAGCGACATCGAGAAGCACGGCTACGAACGCGGGTGCGTGTTCGGCAACTTCAGCAACGAAGCGGCCGACCACAGCCCCGCCATCCGCGAAGGCCTGGTGACGAGCTTCGCGAGCTGGTCGGCGGCCGTGGCGAGCACGATCCGCGAAGCCCAGGCCGACGGTTCGGTGACGTCGGAGCAGGACCCGGAGGTACTGGCCCGCTTCCTGGTCAACGCCTGGGAAGGCGCCATCGTGGGCGAACGCGCGGCGAAGGACGGCTCGTCCTTCGCCGCGTTCTTCACCCTCGCGTTCGGCACGCTGCTGCGCTGA
- a CDS encoding response regulator transcription factor translates to MIRVLLADDQALVRGALASLLRFEPDIDVVAEVGSGPEVLPAARRTSPDLALLDVQMPGRDGLAVTAELRHALPDCRVLICTTFSRPGYLARALSAGAGGFVVKDSRPEQLLNAIRRVHAGLRFIDPALAAESLATGASPLTAREADVLRAAAEGGTVADIAAALGLSAGTVRNHLSSAIGKTEARTRAEAARLAETQGWL, encoded by the coding sequence GTGATCCGCGTGCTCCTGGCCGACGACCAGGCCCTCGTCCGCGGCGCCCTCGCGTCGCTGCTGCGGTTCGAGCCGGACATCGACGTCGTCGCCGAAGTCGGCTCGGGCCCCGAGGTCCTCCCGGCCGCGCGCCGCACGAGCCCCGACCTCGCCCTGCTCGACGTGCAGATGCCCGGCCGCGACGGGCTCGCCGTCACCGCCGAGCTCCGGCACGCCCTGCCGGACTGCCGGGTGCTGATCTGCACCACCTTCAGCCGGCCCGGGTACCTCGCCCGGGCGCTGTCCGCGGGCGCGGGCGGGTTCGTCGTCAAGGACTCGCGGCCCGAGCAGCTGCTCAACGCGATCCGCCGGGTCCACGCCGGGCTGCGTTTCATCGACCCGGCCCTCGCGGCCGAGTCCCTCGCCACCGGCGCCAGCCCGCTCACCGCCCGCGAGGCCGACGTGCTCCGCGCCGCGGCCGAAGGCGGCACGGTCGCCGACATCGCGGCGGCGCTGGGCCTGTCCGCCGGGACGGTCCGCAACCACCTGTCCTCGGCGATCGGCAAGACAGAAGCCCGCACCCGCGCCGAAGCGGCCCGCCTCGCCGAGACCCAGGGCTGGCTCTAG
- a CDS encoding AraC family transcriptional regulator: MTVLGEERPAWREVGGRVVERAAGGTPLARLETLARTSADPIGWRFRQPAAALFWWGSGVRELRLAVDGRPFHDVVTATNSLCYIPPDTEVTGTFAIDGLCRYTVLFLDPDLAADHDLPAPRRALVGFDRPPLVRALREVTAEAAAPDETFDLFVDGVARQSLAHLVRLTRGAEPAPPAAGLPAGTLSRLDGFVRRNLRDPVTVDQLAAVAGFSSRHFLRSFRRSTGVTPMRWVLDLRLREAEHRLAATADPIGVIAADCGFSHPQHLSTAFRRARGISPSQYRAAR, from the coding sequence ATGACGGTTCTGGGTGAGGAACGGCCCGCGTGGCGGGAGGTCGGCGGCCGGGTGGTCGAGCGCGCGGCGGGCGGCACCCCGCTCGCCCGGCTCGAAACCCTGGCCCGCACCTCGGCGGACCCGATCGGCTGGCGCTTCCGCCAGCCGGCCGCGGCGCTGTTCTGGTGGGGTTCCGGCGTGCGCGAGCTGCGGCTCGCGGTGGACGGCCGGCCGTTCCACGACGTCGTCACCGCGACCAACAGCCTGTGCTACATCCCGCCGGACACCGAGGTCACCGGCACGTTCGCGATCGACGGGCTCTGCCGCTACACGGTGCTGTTCCTCGACCCGGACCTCGCCGCGGACCACGACCTCCCGGCGCCGCGGCGCGCGCTCGTCGGCTTCGACCGGCCGCCGCTCGTCCGCGCGCTGCGCGAGGTCACGGCGGAGGCAGCGGCCCCGGACGAGACGTTCGACCTGTTCGTCGACGGCGTGGCCCGCCAGAGCCTCGCGCACCTCGTGCGGCTGACGCGCGGGGCGGAGCCCGCACCGCCCGCCGCCGGGCTGCCGGCCGGGACGCTGTCACGCCTGGACGGCTTCGTCCGGCGGAACCTGCGCGACCCGGTCACCGTCGACCAGCTCGCCGCGGTGGCCGGCTTCAGCTCGCGGCACTTCCTGCGGTCGTTCCGCCGCAGCACCGGCGTGACGCCGATGCGCTGGGTCCTCGACCTGCGCCTGCGCGAGGCCGAACACCGGCTCGCCGCGACGGCGGACCCGATCGGCGTGATCGCCGCGGACTGCGGGTTCAGCCACCCGCAGCACCTGAGCACCGCGTTCCGCCGGGCGCGCGGCATCAGCCCGTCGCAGTACCGCGCGGCCCGGTAG